In the genome of Microbacterium endophyticum, one region contains:
- a CDS encoding family 43 glycosylhydrolase, which yields MIKVGSCYYAYSTGFENDQQNPTGSITVFRTCDATPATGWAKIGNTWSTTPAWITTKLGKTPPNIWAPDINYFDGEYHLYYGASVWGTADAVMGLLTASDPAGPWTDQGMVTDVNYPIDPDVIRGEDNRLYVSWGSWTGGAVYMHVLDETSGKLSTTDHNLWKIATGVEGVSIAHDGDYFYLYGSKGLCCSGSSSTYHTVVARSTSVTGPYTDMSGGKMVDGAGTVVLAGTYPRVAAGGGDVYQDGSSSSFAYHYYDAANNGRESLDVRPLSYQNGWPVFGAPAGKSELTLQVAHSSKCLDVWGLSTAENAGVRQGNCNGGANQRWTLQASSSNSYQVVNVNSGKCLVPENGSSSPGTVMTQATCSTSGSQQWTITPTLGGYVTVSNAASGLCLEVWGNSTDNGASTNQWACNGGANQRWLQG from the coding sequence GGGCAAAGATAGGTAACACGTGGAGCACGACGCCCGCGTGGATCACGACGAAGCTCGGCAAGACGCCGCCGAACATCTGGGCGCCGGACATCAACTATTTCGACGGCGAATATCACCTGTACTACGGCGCGTCTGTCTGGGGAACCGCCGATGCGGTAATGGGTTTGTTGACCGCAAGTGATCCTGCCGGCCCGTGGACCGACCAGGGCATGGTCACCGACGTGAACTATCCAATCGACCCGGATGTCATCCGCGGCGAAGACAACCGCCTCTACGTGTCTTGGGGATCATGGACAGGAGGAGCCGTCTACATGCACGTGCTGGATGAGACCAGCGGAAAGCTCTCCACCACCGACCACAACCTGTGGAAGATCGCCACCGGCGTCGAAGGGGTATCGATCGCGCACGACGGCGACTACTTCTATCTCTATGGCTCTAAAGGCCTCTGCTGCTCCGGCAGCAGCAGCACCTATCACACGGTCGTCGCACGTTCAACGTCGGTCACCGGGCCTTACACCGACATGAGCGGCGGAAAGATGGTCGACGGCGCGGGCACTGTCGTCCTGGCCGGCACCTATCCGCGTGTCGCGGCCGGTGGTGGCGACGTCTATCAGGACGGTTCGTCCAGTTCTTTCGCCTACCACTATTACGACGCGGCCAACAACGGTCGCGAATCGCTCGACGTTCGTCCGCTGAGCTACCAGAACGGATGGCCGGTCTTCGGGGCTCCCGCAGGAAAGAGCGAGCTAACCCTGCAGGTCGCGCACAGTTCGAAGTGCCTTGACGTCTGGGGTCTTAGCACGGCTGAGAACGCGGGCGTCAGACAAGGAAACTGCAACGGCGGCGCTAACCAACGCTGGACGCTACAAGCTTCCAGCAGTAATAGTTACCAGGTGGTTAACGTTAACAGCGGCAAATGCTTGGTGCCCGAGAACGGCAGTTCTTCGCCAGGCACTGTTATGACTCAGGCCACATGTTCTACCAGCGGTTCGCAACAGTGGACTATCACGCCGACGCTGGGCGGGTACGTCACCGTTTCAAATGCGGCCAGCGGGCTGTGCTTGGAGGTGTGGGGCAACAGCACCGACAACGGTGCGTCGACCAACCAATGGGCCTGCAACGGTGGAGCCAACCAGCGGTGGCTCCAGGGCTAA